In one Parageobacillus genomosp. 1 genomic region, the following are encoded:
- the prmC gene encoding peptide chain release factor N(5)-glutamine methyltransferase, with the protein MHRNIYEVLTWASSFLKQHGKEERVAELLLCHHLRLTRAQLLARLRDPIEESVRQSFAADVHKHVYEHVPVQHLIGYEHFYGRPFLVNRHVLIPRPETEELVQGVLIRISRLFPRNQRLDVVDVGTGSGAIAVTLALENPALRVTAIDISSEALQMAAQNAERLGAKVAFLRGDLLQPLIEANRKVDVVVSNPPYIPEGDIASLSPIVKNHEPFAALAGGEDGLAFYRRFARDLPLVLKERALVAFEVGAGQGEAVAALLKGAFPLADVEVAFDINGKDRMVYATLQ; encoded by the coding sequence ATGCATCGTAACATTTACGAAGTCCTCACATGGGCTTCGTCTTTTTTAAAGCAGCACGGAAAAGAGGAACGGGTGGCGGAACTGCTGCTTTGCCATCATTTGCGGCTGACAAGAGCCCAGCTGTTGGCGCGGCTGCGCGATCCGATCGAGGAAAGTGTGCGTCAATCGTTTGCGGCGGATGTTCATAAGCATGTATACGAACATGTTCCAGTTCAGCACTTAATCGGTTACGAACATTTTTATGGCCGTCCGTTTCTTGTCAATCGCCACGTGCTCATTCCACGGCCGGAAACGGAAGAATTGGTGCAAGGCGTATTAATAAGAATTTCACGTTTATTTCCAAGAAATCAGCGATTGGACGTCGTCGACGTCGGCACGGGAAGCGGGGCAATTGCGGTGACACTTGCCTTAGAAAATCCGGCGCTGCGCGTGACGGCCATCGACATTTCTTCGGAAGCCCTGCAAATGGCAGCGCAAAATGCGGAACGTCTTGGCGCCAAGGTCGCTTTTTTACGCGGAGACTTGTTGCAGCCGCTTATCGAAGCGAACCGCAAAGTCGATGTTGTTGTGTCCAATCCACCTTATATTCCAGAAGGCGACATCGCTTCGCTTTCTCCGATTGTAAAGAATCATGAACCTTTTGCGGCGCTTGCCGGTGGTGAGGACGGTCTTGCGTTTTACCGCCGCTTTGCCCGCGACTTGCCTCTTGTGCTAAAAGAACGGGCGCTTGTGGCGTTTGAAGTGGGAGCTGGGCAAGGGGAGGCGGTCGCCGCGTTGCTGAAAGGGGCATTTCCGCTGGCGGACGTCGAAGTAGCTTTCGACATCAATGGAAAAGACCGCATGGTATATGCGACGTTACAATAG
- the prfA gene encoding peptide chain release factor 1: MFDRLEAVEERYEKLNQLLMDPEVINDPKKLRDYSKEQADLQETVQTYREYKSVRKQLADAKAMLEEKLDPELREMVKEEIDELEQREEELVNKLKVLLLPKDPNDEKNVIMEIRAAAGGEEAALFAGDLYRMYTRYAESQGWKTEVIEASSTGLGGYKEIIFTIIGKGAYSKLKYENGAHRVQRVPETESGGRIHTSTATVACLPEMEEIEVEINEKDIRVDTFASSGPGGQSVNTTMSAVRLTHIPTGIVVTCQDEKSQIKNKEKAMKVLRARIYDKYQQEARAEYDQTRKQAVGTGDRSERIRTYNFPQNRVTDHRIGLTIQKLDQVLDGNLDEIIEALILDDQAKKLEQANHAS, translated from the coding sequence GTGTTTGATCGTCTTGAAGCGGTAGAAGAACGTTATGAAAAATTAAATCAACTCCTGATGGATCCGGAAGTCATCAATGATCCGAAAAAACTCCGCGACTATTCGAAAGAGCAGGCGGATTTACAAGAAACGGTGCAGACGTACCGCGAATACAAATCGGTTCGTAAACAGCTGGCGGATGCAAAAGCGATGCTGGAGGAAAAACTCGATCCAGAGCTGCGCGAAATGGTGAAGGAAGAAATTGATGAACTGGAGCAGCGTGAAGAAGAGCTGGTCAATAAGTTAAAAGTGCTTCTGTTGCCGAAAGATCCGAACGATGAGAAAAACGTCATTATGGAAATTCGCGCGGCGGCGGGCGGCGAAGAGGCAGCGCTGTTCGCCGGCGATTTATACCGGATGTATACGCGCTACGCGGAATCGCAAGGCTGGAAGACGGAAGTCATTGAAGCGAGTTCGACCGGGCTTGGCGGATATAAAGAAATTATTTTTACCATTATCGGAAAAGGAGCCTATTCAAAGCTGAAATATGAAAACGGCGCGCACCGCGTACAGCGCGTCCCGGAAACCGAATCGGGCGGACGTATTCACACCTCCACGGCTACGGTCGCTTGCTTGCCGGAAATGGAAGAAATCGAAGTGGAAATCAACGAAAAAGATATTCGCGTCGATACGTTCGCCTCAAGCGGGCCGGGCGGACAAAGCGTCAACACGACGATGTCGGCCGTCCGCCTGACCCATATTCCAACGGGCATTGTTGTCACCTGCCAGGATGAAAAATCGCAAATTAAAAACAAAGAAAAAGCGATGAAAGTATTGCGCGCCCGCATTTATGACAAATATCAGCAGGAAGCGCGCGCCGAATATGATCAGACGCGCAAACAGGCGGTCGGAACAGGAGATCGTTCCGAGCGAATCCGTACGTATAACTTTCCGCAAAACCGCGTCACCGACCATCGCATCGGGCTGACGATTCAAAAGCTTGACCAAGTGCTCGATGGGAACCTTGATGAAATCATTGAAGCGCTGATCTTAGATGATCAAGCGAAAAAATTGGAGCAGGCTAATCATGCATCGTAA
- the adhP gene encoding alcohol dehydrogenase AdhP — protein sequence MKAAVVNEFKQKLEIKEVEKPKLNYGEVLIKIEACGVCHTDLHAAHGDWPVKPKLPLIPGHEGVGIVVEVAEGVKSVKVGDRVGVPWLYSACGECEYCLSGQETLCPHQLNGGYSVDGGYAEYCKAPADYVAKIPENLDPVEVAPILCAGVTTYKALKVSNAKPGEWVAIYGIGGLGHIALQYAKAMGFNVVAVDISDEKIDLAKQLGADIAINGLKEDPVEAIQQKVGGVHAAISVAVTKKAFEQAYKSVKRGGCLVVVGLPNDELPIPIFDTVLNGITVKGSIVGTRKDMQEALDFAARGKVRPIVETAPLEKINEVFERMEKGKINGRVVLTIGINR from the coding sequence ATGAAAGCAGCAGTCGTCAATGAATTTAAGCAAAAATTAGAAATTAAAGAGGTGGAAAAACCGAAGCTAAACTACGGAGAAGTACTTATCAAAATTGAAGCTTGCGGGGTTTGCCACACCGATTTGCATGCGGCGCACGGAGACTGGCCAGTCAAGCCAAAATTGCCTTTAATTCCTGGACACGAAGGGGTAGGGATTGTTGTCGAAGTAGCAGAAGGAGTAAAATCCGTTAAAGTAGGTGACCGTGTCGGTGTTCCATGGCTATACTCCGCTTGCGGAGAATGTGAATATTGCTTGAGCGGACAAGAAACACTTTGCCCACATCAATTAAACGGTGGATATTCCGTCGATGGGGGATATGCGGAATACTGCAAAGCACCTGCCGATTATGTCGCAAAAATCCCAGAAAATTTAGATCCAGTAGAAGTCGCGCCGATTCTCTGTGCAGGAGTAACGACATACAAAGCGCTAAAGGTGTCTAACGCCAAACCAGGAGAATGGGTAGCCATTTACGGAATCGGAGGATTAGGGCATATTGCCCTTCAATACGCAAAAGCAATGGGATTCAACGTTGTCGCGGTCGATATTAGTGACGAAAAAATCGATCTTGCCAAACAATTAGGAGCTGATATTGCCATTAATGGACTAAAAGAGGATCCAGTCGAAGCTATTCAGCAAAAAGTAGGCGGAGTGCATGCTGCCATTAGTGTTGCCGTAACGAAAAAAGCGTTCGAACAAGCCTATAAATCCGTAAAACGCGGCGGATGCCTTGTTGTTGTTGGATTGCCTAATGATGAACTGCCGATTCCTATTTTCGATACGGTATTAAATGGGATTACGGTGAAAGGATCCATCGTCGGTACGAGAAAAGATATGCAAGAAGCGTTAGATTTCGCTGCGAGAGGAAAAGTACGCCCTATTGTAGAAACCGCTCCATTAGAAAAAATCAATGAAGTATTTGAGAGAATGGAAAAAGGAAAAATTAACGGCCGGGTCGTTTTAACCATTGGTATAAACCGTTAA
- the adh gene encoding aldehyde dehydrogenase, which yields MIYSRPGEKDAKVQFKTRYDNYINGEWVPPIGGQYFENVTPVTGEVFCEVARSQAEDIELALDAAHAAKESWGKTSPAERALILNKIADRIEANLEMLAVAETWDNGKPIRETLNADLPLCIDHFRYFAGAIRAQEGTISQIDDDTVAYHFHEPLGVVGQIIPWNFPLLMAAWKIAPALAAGNCIVLKPAEQTPASIMVLMELIGDLLPPGVLNVVNGFGLEAGKPLASNSRIAKIAFTGETTTGRLIMQYASQNIIPVTLELGGKSPNIFFPDVMDQDDEFLDKAIEGFAMFALNQGEVCTCPSRALIHESIYDDFMERALERVKNIKTGNPLDTETMMGAQASSEQMEKILSYIEIGKQEGAECLIGGERNIIEGFENGYYIKPTVFKGHNKMRIFQEEIFGPVVSVTTFKDEKEALEIANDTLYGLGAGVWTRNIHLAYRFGRGIQAGRVWTNCYHSYPAHAAFGGYKLSGFGRETHKMMLSHYQQTKNLLVSYSPKAQGFF from the coding sequence ATGATTTATAGCCGCCCAGGAGAAAAAGACGCAAAAGTACAATTTAAAACAAGATATGATAATTATATTAATGGTGAATGGGTTCCGCCTATTGGAGGGCAATATTTCGAAAATGTCACCCCTGTAACTGGCGAAGTGTTTTGTGAAGTCGCCCGCTCCCAAGCAGAAGATATTGAGTTAGCGTTAGACGCTGCCCATGCTGCAAAAGAATCATGGGGAAAAACGTCTCCAGCGGAAAGAGCGTTAATTTTAAATAAAATTGCCGATCGCATTGAGGCTAATCTAGAAATGTTGGCGGTAGCTGAAACGTGGGACAATGGTAAACCTATTCGAGAAACGTTGAATGCTGACTTACCTTTATGTATTGATCATTTTCGTTACTTTGCCGGAGCTATCCGCGCCCAGGAAGGCACGATCAGCCAAATTGATGATGATACAGTAGCTTATCATTTCCATGAACCGTTAGGCGTTGTTGGACAAATTATTCCTTGGAACTTTCCGTTATTAATGGCCGCATGGAAAATCGCTCCCGCACTGGCAGCGGGCAATTGTATTGTGTTAAAACCAGCAGAGCAAACTCCTGCCTCCATTATGGTGCTAATGGAACTCATCGGTGATCTATTGCCGCCGGGGGTACTAAATGTCGTTAATGGATTTGGTCTTGAAGCTGGAAAACCTCTAGCTTCGAATTCACGTATCGCCAAAATCGCCTTTACCGGAGAAACGACAACAGGTCGCCTTATTATGCAATATGCTTCCCAAAACATCATCCCAGTTACTCTTGAGCTAGGCGGCAAATCTCCAAACATATTTTTCCCTGACGTAATGGATCAAGATGACGAATTTTTAGACAAAGCTATTGAAGGATTTGCGATGTTTGCTCTCAATCAAGGAGAAGTATGTACATGTCCATCTCGAGCGCTCATTCATGAATCCATTTATGATGATTTTATGGAACGGGCGTTAGAGAGAGTAAAAAATATTAAAACGGGAAACCCATTAGACACGGAAACAATGATGGGTGCACAAGCTTCATCCGAACAAATGGAAAAAATCCTTTCTTACATTGAAATTGGTAAACAAGAAGGAGCAGAATGCCTCATCGGTGGAGAAAGAAACATTATTGAAGGGTTTGAAAATGGATATTATATTAAGCCGACTGTATTTAAAGGCCATAATAAAATGAGAATCTTTCAAGAAGAAATTTTTGGACCGGTTGTATCTGTTACTACATTTAAAGATGAAAAGGAAGCATTAGAAATTGCCAATGATACATTATATGGCTTGGGCGCAGGAGTTTGGACACGTAATATTCATCTTGCCTATCGTTTTGGCAGAGGCATTCAAGCCGGTCGGGTTTGGACGAATTGTTATCACTCGTATCCAGCCCATGCTGCGTTTGGCGGTTATAAACTATCTGGATTTGGGCGGGAAACACATAAAATGATGCTATCTCATTATCAACAAACAAAGAACTTATTGGTAAGTTACAGCCCAAAAGCCCAAGGATTTTTCTAA
- a CDS encoding sigma-54-dependent transcriptional regulator: MTNVLIIDDEREVGTFFLHLLEGKGYRVKLGWNGKDFLTLIQQYSFDLALIDVKLPDTNGLELLKQLKAVQPSCKAIIMTGYSTVKTAVEAIKYGASDYIEKPFDDIDELEKTIEELLDSEIHSSQHDMYKLAEALGFIIGTNKEMNDLIKLAYKIAKKNVNVLIEGETGTGKEVLAHFIHQASMRYDQPFIGINCGALSETLLESELFGHEKGAFTGALKEKKGIFEIANRGTLFLDEIGEASLATQVKLLRVLETGEYIRVGGETVRKTNTRIIAASHVNLSEAVKEKTFREDLLYRLDVVKLTLPPLRERIEDLPVLIEHFLKKLNSTLTFSDDAIFLMKQYQWPGNVRELFNVVKRAVTLAEGETMVITPHYLPEKIKTKTNMLSIPLDETKNNKETDLESYLQNWTGYILSLWKEGNQRLDLKHVLDAVKDLEMQIGRFFVRKTLKETLGDKKEAAERLNITVRQLRYLLKEKGTASKE, translated from the coding sequence ATGACCAATGTGTTAATTATTGACGATGAACGAGAAGTGGGCACCTTTTTTCTTCATTTGTTAGAAGGAAAAGGATATCGTGTCAAGTTAGGATGGAACGGAAAAGACTTTTTAACATTAATTCAGCAATATTCATTTGACCTTGCCTTAATTGATGTAAAGTTGCCGGACACAAATGGGTTGGAGCTATTAAAACAGTTAAAAGCTGTCCAACCATCATGTAAGGCGATTATTATGACAGGATATAGCACCGTGAAGACCGCGGTAGAAGCAATTAAGTATGGTGCAAGTGATTATATTGAGAAGCCATTCGATGATATTGATGAGCTAGAAAAAACGATTGAAGAATTGCTGGATAGTGAAATCCATTCGTCGCAACATGATATGTATAAGTTAGCGGAAGCGCTCGGTTTTATTATCGGAACGAATAAAGAAATGAACGATTTAATCAAGCTGGCTTATAAAATCGCGAAAAAAAACGTCAACGTGTTAATTGAAGGAGAGACCGGAACGGGCAAAGAAGTGCTCGCCCATTTTATTCATCAAGCAAGCATGCGCTATGATCAGCCTTTTATTGGAATTAACTGCGGAGCGCTGTCGGAAACACTGCTTGAAAGTGAATTGTTTGGCCATGAAAAAGGGGCGTTTACTGGAGCGTTGAAAGAAAAGAAAGGAATTTTTGAGATAGCGAACAGAGGAACATTATTTTTGGACGAAATAGGGGAAGCATCTTTAGCTACACAAGTAAAATTATTGCGTGTGTTGGAAACGGGAGAGTATATTCGTGTGGGCGGTGAAACAGTCCGCAAAACAAATACTAGAATTATCGCTGCTTCTCATGTCAATCTCAGCGAAGCGGTAAAAGAGAAAACTTTTCGTGAAGACTTATTATATCGGTTAGATGTAGTAAAATTAACTCTCCCTCCTTTAAGAGAACGAATAGAGGATTTACCTGTTTTGATAGAGCATTTTTTAAAAAAGTTGAATTCTACTCTTACTTTTTCCGATGATGCCATTTTCTTAATGAAACAATATCAATGGCCGGGAAACGTAAGAGAGCTTTTTAACGTAGTAAAAAGAGCGGTGACGTTGGCTGAAGGCGAAACGATGGTAATCACTCCTCATTATCTTCCAGAAAAAATAAAAACGAAAACGAATATGCTTTCTATTCCATTGGATGAAACGAAAAACAACAAAGAGACGGATTTAGAATCTTACTTACAAAACTGGACCGGCTATATTTTATCTTTATGGAAAGAAGGCAATCAGCGGCTCGATCTTAAACATGTTTTAGATGCCGTTAAAGATTTAGAAATGCAGATCGGACGATTTTTCGTCAGGAAAACGTTAAAGGAAACATTAGGAGATAAAAAAGAAGCGGCAGAACGATTAAACATTACAGTGCGCCAGCTTCGCTATTTATTGAAAGAAAAAGGGACTGCTTCGAAGGAATAA
- a CDS encoding ATP-binding protein gives MKVEDRQQMINLLTGVQSSKKSYYNELKKTVIELKKKNMQLEIINDVTKSFNIDMSIDEMLKNVLDKLQTIFPIERISLSMYENEKLILTNVYPPHSLYFPIGFDLSKEHSLYWKVVESLEKIFYQVDSNKEDYIENKIYESLGIRSVLLVPLIHKGKVIGVLCIGSKEIIEYDEDDLTFFQQFCDQLAVCIENARLYNEVFTSKKEWEETFRSVSEMILIVDLEGNILKYNDAAEDFFQLHLYKSEKRNFHQLLSIDVHNSPVLEIVQTKKPVYQEIHFQKRICELRAYPVSNESQHIYAIIIYINDITEKRRIEAQLVQSGKLAAIGEMAAGIAHELNNPLTAILGNAQLLLRTVSKDDRSYKLLSDIYSCGRRCKTIIQNLLTFSRQDEYMFEDCSVNEAVEQVLGLIGDQIKKQNIIIQKKLDRSLELVEGNIQQIGQIVLNLLINAKDALEEMDIPKKVISIETKSMTEDEKKWILLSVQDNGKGIEEQYLQEIFNPFFTTKRPGKGTGLGLSVSLGIAQAHGGTIEVISHPGKGSTFMLKLPAKQ, from the coding sequence ATGAAAGTAGAAGATCGACAACAAATGATTAACTTATTAACGGGTGTCCAGTCTTCGAAAAAAAGTTACTATAACGAATTAAAGAAAACGGTGATTGAGCTCAAAAAGAAAAATATGCAGCTCGAAATTATTAATGATGTAACAAAAAGTTTTAATATTGATATGTCTATCGATGAAATGTTGAAAAACGTTCTTGATAAGCTGCAAACGATTTTTCCAATCGAAAGAATCAGTTTATCTATGTACGAAAACGAAAAATTGATTTTAACCAATGTTTATCCTCCCCACTCATTGTATTTTCCGATTGGATTTGACTTGTCAAAAGAACATTCCCTTTATTGGAAAGTAGTTGAATCGCTTGAAAAAATCTTTTATCAAGTAGATTCCAATAAAGAAGACTATATAGAAAATAAGATATATGAATCTTTAGGAATTCGCAGTGTATTGTTAGTCCCGCTTATTCACAAAGGGAAAGTAATCGGTGTGCTCTGCATAGGAAGCAAAGAAATCATAGAATATGACGAAGATGATCTGACCTTCTTTCAACAGTTTTGTGACCAGTTAGCCGTGTGCATCGAAAACGCTCGTCTTTATAACGAGGTTTTCACTAGTAAAAAGGAGTGGGAGGAGACGTTTCGTTCGGTTTCAGAGATGATTTTAATCGTTGATTTAGAAGGAAATATTTTGAAATATAATGACGCGGCAGAAGATTTTTTCCAGCTGCATTTATATAAAAGTGAGAAACGAAACTTTCATCAACTTTTGTCGATAGATGTCCATAATAGTCCCGTGCTGGAAATTGTTCAAACCAAAAAGCCTGTGTATCAAGAGATTCATTTTCAAAAGCGAATATGCGAATTGCGTGCTTATCCAGTATCAAATGAAAGTCAACACATCTATGCCATTATTATTTATATTAATGACATTACGGAAAAACGCCGGATTGAAGCGCAATTAGTTCAATCAGGAAAATTAGCTGCGATCGGAGAGATGGCAGCAGGAATCGCCCATGAATTAAATAACCCATTAACGGCTATTTTAGGCAATGCCCAATTGTTGTTAAGAACGGTATCAAAGGATGACCGATCCTACAAGCTGCTTTCCGATATTTATTCGTGCGGAAGGAGATGTAAAACGATTATCCAAAATTTATTGACTTTCTCAAGGCAAGATGAATATATGTTTGAAGATTGCTCTGTCAATGAAGCGGTGGAACAAGTGCTAGGGTTGATAGGCGACCAAATTAAGAAACAAAATATTATCATTCAGAAAAAATTAGATCGTTCACTGGAATTGGTGGAAGGAAATATTCAGCAAATCGGACAAATTGTTTTAAATCTTTTAATCAATGCAAAAGATGCATTGGAAGAGATGGATATTCCAAAAAAAGTAATTTCTATTGAAACAAAATCGATGACGGAAGACGAAAAGAAGTGGATTCTTTTATCGGTTCAAGATAACGGCAAAGGAATTGAAGAACAATACTTGCAAGAGATTTTCAATCCTTTCTTTACGACGAAAAGACCCGGAAAAGGAACGGGACTTGGATTATCCGTCAGCTTAGGAATCGCGCAAGCTCACGGAGGGACCATCGAGGTCATCAGCCATCCTGGAAAAGGAAGTACATTTATGTTAAAGCTGCCGGCAAAGCAATAA
- a CDS encoding iron-containing alcohol dehydrogenase, with product MNIHKFVMPEVIFGNGAIEHVGESCLRLGATNVLIVSDPGVIEAGWLDVVVKSCKQANLKYTIFSDVTINPKDIEVEKGSKVYVENECDAIIGIGGGSPLDVAKAIAILVTNGGKIHDYEGIDKIRNPLPPQVMIPTTAGSGSEVSQFSVIVDTLGQKKMTIISKSLIPDIAIIDPETLSTKSARLTASTGLDVLTHGIESYVSLAATPLTDVQAKNAISLVSKYLRPSVASKINKEAKTHMAMASLQAGLAFSNAILGAVHAMSHAVGGKYPVLHGDINSILLPYVMEYNLLANPKKFADIATFLGIDIRGLSYMEAGKKAIEYVKQLSMEIDAPQRLSDIGLEKDEISHMSLTALHDACMITNPRDVTVEDIEEIFRRAW from the coding sequence ATGAATATTCATAAATTTGTGATGCCAGAGGTCATTTTTGGAAATGGTGCTATTGAGCATGTAGGGGAAAGCTGTTTGCGACTTGGAGCAACTAACGTTTTAATTGTCAGCGACCCAGGAGTGATCGAAGCCGGATGGTTAGATGTTGTCGTAAAAAGTTGCAAACAGGCCAATTTAAAATACACGATATTTAGCGATGTAACGATTAATCCAAAAGATATCGAAGTGGAAAAAGGAAGCAAAGTTTACGTAGAAAATGAATGTGATGCGATCATTGGAATTGGGGGAGGAAGTCCTTTAGATGTGGCGAAGGCCATTGCCATTTTGGTCACAAATGGAGGAAAGATTCACGATTATGAAGGGATAGACAAAATCAGAAACCCATTGCCTCCGCAAGTCATGATTCCTACAACGGCTGGATCAGGCTCTGAAGTGTCACAATTTTCAGTAATCGTAGATACATTGGGACAAAAAAAGATGACGATTATTTCAAAATCCCTTATTCCAGATATTGCAATTATCGATCCAGAAACATTATCGACAAAAAGCGCCCGATTAACTGCTTCAACCGGCTTAGATGTTTTAACACATGGTATTGAATCATACGTAAGTTTGGCCGCAACCCCATTAACCGATGTTCAAGCAAAAAACGCTATTTCTTTAGTATCCAAATATTTGCGCCCATCTGTCGCTTCAAAAATAAACAAAGAAGCGAAGACACATATGGCAATGGCTAGTTTACAGGCTGGTCTTGCATTTTCTAACGCCATTTTAGGTGCGGTACATGCGATGTCGCATGCGGTGGGAGGAAAGTATCCCGTTCTCCATGGTGATATCAATTCTATTTTACTTCCATATGTCATGGAATATAATCTATTGGCCAATCCGAAAAAATTTGCTGATATTGCGACGTTTCTTGGTATTGATATTCGAGGGTTGTCGTACATGGAAGCGGGAAAAAAAGCCATTGAGTATGTAAAACAATTATCAATGGAGATTGACGCTCCGCAACGATTATCTGATATAGGGTTAGAAAAAGACGAAATATCGCATATGAGTTTAACCGCCCTCCATGATGCTTGTATGATCACCAATCCCCGCGATGTCACAGTAGAGGATATTGAAGAAATATTTAGAAGGGCATGGTAG